A genomic stretch from Thalassophryne amazonica chromosome 18, fThaAma1.1, whole genome shotgun sequence includes:
- the lyrm1 gene encoding LYR motif containing protein 1 yields MTASTRQTVLSLYTRVFRIARTWQAHVASETEAERKYIREEARALFRQNQQLTDHESIKKCIDECEARIGIGLHYRNPYPRATHIPPLGLATQKGRKLRMQQRLRKQAKPIYLQSHEET; encoded by the exons ATGACAGCCTCCACACGTCAGACGGTGTTGTCGTTATATACGCGGGTGTTTCGTATTGCCCGAACCTGGCAGGCACATGTTGCAAGTGAGACAGAGGCTGAGAGAAAGTACATCCGTGAGGAGGCCCGGGCTCTCTTCAGACAGAACCAGCAG CTGACAGATCACGAGTCCATAAAGAAGTGTATAGATGAATGTGAAGCGAGGATTGGAATAG GCCTGCATTACAGGAACCCATATCCAAGAGCT ACCCATATTCCACCACTGGGACTGGCAACCCAGAAGGGCAGGAAGCTGCGAATGCAACAGCGGCTGAGGAAGCAGGCCAAGCCGATTTACTTACAGTCACATGAGGAGACGTGA
- the dcun1d3 gene encoding DCN1-like protein 3, whose translation MGQCITKCKNPTSSLGSKSSDKDSGSKSHHKKGGTTGGGGGGHKDEPSALGGKVTNELSNGTKAFEVSMETPVIPSLMGEPRKEECVDGDGLSMVRLEELFCCYKDEQEDAILEEGMERFCNDLCVDPAEFRVLVLAWKFQAVTMCRFTRKEFIEGCRAIRADSLEGICSRFPSMLLEAQGEESFKDLYRFTFQFGLDADEGQRSLQREIAIALWRLVFTQDTPAILERWLDFLAENPSGIRGISRDTWNMFLNFTQAIGPDLSNYSEDEAWPSLFDTFVEWELEHRKKEEQALMPEEEDGRCTETECSPTTDRHETESSRCLQTLGGH comes from the exons ATGGGCCAGTGCATTACCAAGTGCAAGAATCCAACATCCTCACTCGGCAGTAAGAGCAGCGACAAGGATAGCGGCTCCAAGTCCCATCATAAAAAGGGTGGCACCACAggcggtggtggtggggggcacaAGGATGAGCCCAGCGCCCTGGGTGGCAAAGTTACCAATGAGCTCTCGAATGGCACCAAGGCCTTTGAGGTTTCCATGGAGACCCCTGTCATTCCTTCATTGATGGGGGAACCACGTAAAGAAGAGTGTGTGGATGGCGACGGGCTGTCGATGGTGCGCCTTGAGGAGTTATTCTGCTGCTACAAGGATGAACAGGAAGATGCCATCTTAGAAGAAGGCATGGAGAGGTTTTGTAATGACCTGTGTGTGGATCCTGCAGAATTTCGTGTACTTGTTCTTGCCTGGAAGTTTCAAGCAGTTACCATGTGCAGATTTACAAG GAAAGAGTTTATTGAGGGCTGCCGAGCTATCCGGGCAGACAGCCTTGAGGGTATCTGCTCACGCTTCCCTTCCATGCTGCTGGAGGCCCAGGGAGAGGAGAGCTTCAAGGACTTGTACCGCTTCACCTTCCAGTTTGGCCTAGACGCCGATGAGGGCCAGCGCTCACTGCAGCGTGAAATCGCCATCGCCCTGTGGCGCCTGGTTTTCACCCAGGACACGCCTGCAATTCTAGAACGATGGCTGGACTTCCTGGCTGAGAATCCCTCAGGTATTCGGGGCATCTCACGAGACACATGGAACATGTTCCTAAATTTCACCCAAGCTATCGGGCCTGATCTGAGCAACTACAGCGAGGATGAGGCCTGGCCCAGCCTCTTTGACACCTTTGTGGAGTGGGAGCTGGAGCACAGAAAGAAAGAGGAGCAGGCACTGATGCCAGAGGAGGAAGACGGGAGGTGTACTGAGACGGAGTGTTCTCCCACCACAGACAGACATGAAACTGAGAGCAGCCGTTGCTTGCAGACCTTGGGGGGCCACTGA